ATCCAGGGGGTCATCGATGCGATTGTCCCTTACAAAGATGGTTGGATGATCCTCGACTATAAATCAGACAAGCTACCGGACGATCCGCTCGCTGCCGAAAAACAGATGGCCGATCGTTACCGGACGCAGCTGGGATTATATCGTACCGCTTTGGAGAAAATATGGAAGCAGAAAGTACACAAAGCTTGTCTTTACTTCTTTGACAAATCGCTTGTCGTGGAGGTCGATGCTGATGGAGGAGACCTGTGATTTGTGCGGCCGCTCTCCGGTGAAGACAACGGAACACCATCTGGTCCCGAAACAATATGGAGGCACAGATGGTCCGACGGTCATGCTGTGCAGTGCCTGTCACCGTCAAATTCATGCCCATTTCACTAATGAGGAACTGGCAGGCTTCTATCATTCGTTGGAGAGGCTGAAGGATCATCCGGATATGCAGAAATATATCCGCTGGGTGCAGAAGCAGGATCCGGAGAAAAGAATCACCACAAGAAAATCCAACCGACGGAGGCGGAAGTAGACGACATTACCTCTATGCGGAAAAGGAAAAGCCAGGGCGTTTCGCCCTGGCTTTTCCTGGTAGAAGGGCGAGCGCTGCTCGCTCTCGTGTGGGTCGCTTCTACGCGTTGGCTGTAATATTCTGGTCGTTAACGTCCGGGTCAAATGGGTTCGTAGAGCTCAGACCGTTGTTCGTAATGATCCAGTTTCCGGTATTCAGTGCTCCGGAACCGGAATTCGTTTTGGAACTGCTTTTCGGAGACAGATAAAACGAATCTCCAAAGTTGACTACGCCTCCGCCGACGCTGTTGATGCTGATGGGACCGACGATAGCCGGCATCGCAATCGCCTCCTTCGTGGTGCGATTCCTGCGTTATATATCTACAATATGCAGGGTGGGCTGTTAACGTTCGTCTAACAGAATACGGAAATGCTTTGTATAGTTGACGGCATCTATGTGGTCGATCCCTCCAATCTGGACGACAGCGGAAGTAGATGCACCCGTAATTCGGACGTTATCCACTTGAATCGACCCCGCGGGGTAGAAGTAGGAATCGACGGCCACAGGGCTGAGGGGGGGAGTGGAGGACCTGGAGAATATTAAAAAATCTTCAAAACGAAAAGGATCGGATTCAAATCTGGCGCCCTCTTTTTGAACGGCAAGCACCTTGGAGAAGGGAGCAGATCGATAGACGTCCCCAATGTCGAATACAGAACCGATGGCGAGGGACTGCAATTCTACATGGTCTGCATACACCATTCTCTTAACCATTCGGTTCCATCTCTACGTTGGAGTCTTCCAGTACCTCTTCGAATGGACCGATAATCAGCGATTCTGGTGGTGTATCGAAGAAAGACTGGAGGCGGATCGTTTTGTTATCCCCGATCAGAAAGACGGAAGATGCCGAGACACCTGTCACATGGATGTTCCCGACATGCAGGCCGTAGTTGTGCACAACATGGTTCACGGTTTATCATCCCCTTCAAGTGTTTGGAAATATTGAGCCATAGACTCCTGAATTTCTGTTTTGATCTGGTGATAGATCGTCTCTGCAGGAAGCTGTGGATTGTGGCTGCGATAGCTTTCCAGCCGTCTAGGCAGCTGTTTCTTTATATCTGTGATCATTCGTTCCTTATGGTCTTCCCGGATAGGGACGTTGTGATCGCATATATATTGGTCCATCCATGGCGGAACATCGGAAGCCATATAATTCTGCAGGGCATGAAGTACTTGCTCATCCGATTGAAGCGCCTGGTGTTGTGGATTGCTGTAAAGGTCGCCGATATCAGAAAGGTCGGACCCGTTTGGCGTCAGGCCGATCTGGAGAGTGCCTTCCAACGTCTCGATTTTCAATTGGTCGAAGTGGTATTCGATTTTTTCAATGACGGTTTTCGGTGGGGGATCCGTGTCTTTCATTTGTTCCACCTGTTTCTGGAGTTGTTCGATCACCTTCTGCTGTTGTTCCATCTGCTGCATCATCTGCTGGACCCACGCCTGCCATGATTGATAAGGATTCATATGCGTTCACCCCCTGTCTCATATGTATGAGAAAAAGGGACGTACTATGTTATGGAAAATGGAACCAGCGACCCTGCAGCTGTTTCTGGAATGACGACTTCTCCCTCGACCGGCTGGGCTTCCTGGGCGGGACCGGTGAACTTCCCGGAGTTATAAAGGTCGGCCTTCGCCTGAATAACGCCGGAGCTTCCTATCTGGACGACCGAGGAGTTCGAGACAGAGCCGATTCTTAATATATGGATATAGATCGATTGATGGACGGTAAGGTTCATGGAATCCCCCCCTATGCGTTGTTAAAGATCGGCTGATCGATCACTTCCGAGTCGTTGATATACGTATTGGCGCTGTTCAAATCGATGCGGATCCCGTCACCGGTGTTGAACGAACCGCCGCCGGCAAATGTTTTAGCCATGGCTTGAGGAGCCATGTTGTACACATCGCCGATGTTGAAAATACTGGATGACGAAATGGATATGACTTTGACGGCACCTACTTTAGCTGGCATATGAAAAAACTCCTTTCCACATATTATGAAACGTCGTTGTCTAAATGACGTAATAAAAGTAAAATAATCTTCATAGGGGGAATACATATGAAAACGACCGCTTCACCTTTACATGACACCGAACGTCTGGATTGGGTCGATGCGGCCAGAGGTCTTGCCATTTTCGGTATCTTCATGGTCAATGTACCTGCATTCAATGCTCCATACTTCCTGTATGGAGGCGAAGCAGTTTATTGGTCTTCGACGCTCAGCCATTCGGTACAGACGTTCATCGATATCTTCTTTCAAGCAAGCTTCTACACATTGTTTTCCTTTCTGTTCGGCTTTGGCATGCAGATGATGAAGGACCGATTGGAGTCGAGAAGGCTCGCCTATCGTTCTGTCCTTTTCCGCCGTCTGGTCGTCTTGATCTGCTTTGGGATGATTCATGCCTTCCTTATTTGGCACGGAGATATCCTTCTTTCTTACGGGGTACTCGGCATGGCGCTTCTCTTCTTTTTCCGTGTGGAAGCCCGGACGCTGCTCCACTGGGCATTTGGAATGCTGTCCTTCCTCGTTATTCCGCTCACATTCAGCCTCTACACCGTAAGGGATCAAATCCAGGGTATCGTTAATCAAGAAGCGATCGTGGAAGCAAAAATGAATTATGGGTCTGGTTCCTTTCCGGACATATGGCGGCAGAACTGGAGCGATTGGGCGTATGCTAATCAATGGGGAAATATTCCTTTTCTCGCTCTCAGTTTAATTCCGATGTTTCTCTTCGGCATGTATGTCTGCAGAAAGCGCTTCCTGCATGAGCCTCTGGACCACATGGCTTCCATTATTCGTTTATGGGTGGCGACGGGAGTGATCTTCTTTTTGTTCAAGGCGGTACCGCATTTCTTTGGTAACCCGGAATGGTTCCACCTTGCGCAGGACAGTATCGGCGGCTCGGCATCTGCCATTTTTTATATTTTATCTATTACACTACTGTTCCGGACGGAGTTTGGTGCGAAAATAGCAAGGCCGCTGACTTGGGTGGGGAGGATGTCCCTGTCCAACTATATCCTCCAATCGCTCCTCAGTTTCGTGCTTTTTTATTCCGTAGGCTTCGGTCTGTACGGGACCGTTCCGCCGTTTGGGAGCGCTCTGATCGTCGTGGCTTTCTTCATCATCCAAATCTTTCTCAGCAGGGCGTGGATGAAGAAGTTTCGTTACGGACCTTTGGAGTGGGTATGGAGAACAGGGACGTACGGAAAGAAACAGCCGTTGAAGCGGAAAGGTTCCGCAACTTCATAGGAGAAGGGGGCGTTAGGGATGAACCGGGAACAGCTTAATAAAGAAAGTAAGAAATGGGTGGAGCAGTCCATTATCACAGAAAGTCAACGGGAACAACTAATGGGGCTTTATCCGAAAAAGCAGAGTAAACCGATACTTGTCCTTTTTGCAGCCATTTTCATCGGACTCGGCTTCTTGACATTCGTGGCCTCCAATTGGTCTTACTTGACGAATATCGGCAGGATGGCCATTTTAATCGTTTCGCTGCTCGGTTTTTATGTGGCGGGTGAGCAGGTTTATCATAAAAGATCGAAGCAGATCGGAACGTCATTGATCATTGTCGCTGTCATGATTTTCGGTGCCAGCTTGTTCTTAATCGGGCAAATGTATCATTACAGCTCCTATAGTGCTCTTCCGTTCTTTCTTTGGGGTCTTGCCGCTTTCAGTTTATATGTTTTATTCAAAGAGGTGCCGTTTTACTATACGACGCTCGTCATCCTCTCTGTGGGGCAGTTATACAGCGGTCTCTTCCATCAGGACTATCATTTATGGATCGGGGTCCTCTTCCTTTTCGGCATAGGATGGGCTGTGTACCAGGAGCAGGGGGAGAGAAGTCAGGCAGCATTCGGTATCGGGTTTGTCATCCAGTCGATCGTCCTCGTATTCAGTGAAGGCATTCCATACTACTGGCTGCTTGCACTGTTCTTGTTCCTGTATGTAGCGGATGACTTTCTCATCCGTAAAGGAGCGAAGCATCTACTGAAGACCGTAAGTATTCTGGCTGTATTTATTATTCTTGTTTTTCAGGCTTTCTTCCTTGGAAACGTGTACGTTGGGGAACTAACGGAGTCTTCCCTTTATTTTTTCTTGGTATGGGCGGTGCTGTTCGTCTTTGCAGTGGTGCGATCGGCTGTCAGCTCCACTAACTATTACTGGATTGATTTGCTGCTTTTCGTTCCTGTCTTCCGCTTTATGTTTGGTGATTTCCTGTCCCTTGGACTGCTGTTCATCTATGCACTGCTCTGGCTCATCTCAGGCTACAGGCAGGAAGTGTCCAGATGGGTGAATAAAGGTACGGCGGCTTTCCTGATTGCGACACTTGTTGCTTATTTTCAACTGGCATGGAATTTTCTCGACCGCTCCTTGTTCTTCTTCCTGGGAGGATTACTTTTATTTGCTCTCAGCTTCTTCCTTGAGAAGAAGCGGCGGACGATTTATAGAGGAGGGGTAGAGCATGACTAAGCGGAAGTGGTATTACGCGTTGGTCCTTCTACAGGTGCTCTTCCTTGCAACGATGTCCGCTTCCTACTATGCGATGGACATATGGGGGAAAGAAATTACCCTGCGAACCGAGCCGATCGATCCCCGGGATCCTTTTTACGGTGATTACATACGACTCGAATACGAAGTAGAGACAATTCCTGAGGATCGTTGGAAAGTGGAAGAAGAGTTGAAGGAGGGAGAGCGGGTTTTCCTGATTTTACGAGATTCGGGAGAGGGTATTTATGAGCTGGATCGAGCGACTACGATGTGGCCTGAAACGGAAAAAGCAGTCGTACTTCAAGCGAAATACGAGAGGTATGACAGCGGTTCTTCGAACTATCATGTCGACATCGGGTTAAGCCGATATCATGTTCAAGAGAATACCGGTCTTTTATTGGAACGACGGGAAACGTTATTTGTCGACATCGTTCTAGCTCCCTGGAAGCAGAAGAAGATTTCTGAAGTGAAATAAAGTGGGAATTGTTCAAGGGAGAGAGAAGAGGGGTGCTTTGCAGGGGATGGACAGGAAGATTCCTGATCGCCGGGCTCTTCCTGGGTCTCACCTGTAATCGTTTCTTTAACTTATGGATCGTATTCCTTGCCTTAACGGTTCTTGACAATGAAAAGAGACAGCTCTGTATCAGAGCTGTCTCTTTTTTATCAGGATAAGACGGATTTGATCTGTTCAATCGCCCAGTCCAGATCTTTTTTGTCGATAATGAGCGGAGGGGCGAAGCGGATGACGTTCTCATGTGTTTCTTTGCAAAGCAGCCCTTTTTCTTTCAACTGTTCACAATACTTTCGGGCCGGCTCAGTCAGTTCAACTCCGATGAATAACCCTTTTCCGCGAACTTCTTTGATCTTCGGATTAGCGATTGATTTCAATTCCTTCATCATATAGGTGCCGAGTTCCAGGGAACGATCTGCGAGTTTCTCTTCTTCCAATACTTCCAGAGAAGCGACAGACACCGCACAAGCGAGTGGGTTCCCTCCGAATGTCGAACCGTGCGAGCCTGGGTTGAATACACCGAGGACATCTTTGTCAGCGACAACGCAGGAAATCGGGAAGACTCCTCCACCAAGTGCTTTACCGAGAATCAGCATATCCGGTGTGACATCCTCCCAGTCGCAGGCGAACGTCTTGCCGCTCCGTCCAAGACCTGCCTGGATTTCATCGGCAATGTAAAGGACGTTCGCTTCTTGGCAGATGTCGTACGCTTCTTTTAGGAATCCTTCCGGAGGAATGACGATACCGGCTTCCCCTTGAATCGGTTCAAAGAGGAAGGCAGCGGTATTTTCGGTGATCGCTTCTTTTAAAGCTTCCGCATCTCCGTAAGGAATCAGTTTGATTCCAGGAAGCATCGGACCGAAACCACGCTTGTATTCTTCTTCAGATGAGAGAGAAACGGCGCTCATCGTCCGGCCGTGGAAGTTACCGGTACAAGCGATAATCTCCGCCTTGTTATCGGGTACGTTCTTCACTTCGTAAGCCCATCGGCGTGCCGCTTTAATCGCTGTTTCCACCGCTTCTGCACCTGTGTTCATCGGCAGGGCCATCTCTTTGTTCGTCAATTTGCAGATCTTCTCGTACCACGGCCCGAGCTGATCATTATGAAAAGCACGTGAAGTGAGCGTCACACGTCCGGCCTGGTCATTCAAGGCCTGGATGATTTTCGGGTGACGGTGTCCCTGGTTCACGGCTGAGTAAGCGCTTAACATATCCATGTAACGATTTCCTTCAGGATCTTCCACCCATACGCCTTCGGCTCTTGCGATGACAATCGGAAGCGGGTGATAATTCTTCGCTCCGTATTCCTGGGTTTGATCAATAATGTGACGACTACTGATTACAGACATGCTATCCCTCCAAATTCATTTGAATCTTCCATCATTATAACAGGTTTCCTTTCTGTTTTCTTACTATTGGAAAGGTTTCGTCAAATAGTCCTGTGAAAGGGTGCGGGATGCACGAAATGGAGGGGAGTGTAATTGGGAAAGGAACACTTTTTGATAGGATATATCGAAACAATCGTGGTATCATAGCAATAGATACTTATGCAAAGGAGGAGAAGAACATGGCTCACTTACATATCACTTCATGGGTACTCGCACTCGTGCTGATCATCCTTGTTGTTTCATTCACGAAGAGCGGAAAAGCGAAAGCGGCGAAGATCTCCCATATGATCCTTCGGTTGGATTACCTGCTCATTCTATATTCCGGTGGATCGCTGTTCGCCAGCTACTCCGTTTACGGGGCGCTCGTTATCATTAAAGTACTTGCAGGTTTATGGGCAATTACGGCGATGGAAATGGCGTGTGTGAAGACGACGAAGGGCAAACCTGCCGGCATCTGGTGGGGACAGCTTGTCCTTGCGGTCATTCTGGCAATCATTCTCGGATTCGGCTATTTGCCGATGGGAATTCTGCCGGCATAAAAAAATAACGCTGCCTGCTTATTTGCAGGCAGCGTTTTATTTTTTATAAAAAGGGGGCAAAACTATTTGTCTGATGTTCTCCGTTACTTGGGGGATAACGGGATCACTTGATACTTATAATGATAATCATTCTCAATTGTGTTGTCAATAGTTTTATGACGTTTATTTCTGCCGGCAGAGCAGGCTGCCTTCCGCATAACAGGTAAGACGTGTTCATAGAATGAGTTGTGATGCTTTTTTATATGGAACGCATGTTATGAAAAGGATGGTGGATCAGATGTGCGGCATTGTCGGATGGGTGGATCTAGCACATAAAACCGATGGTAAAACAGCGATATTGGAAGATATGGCGAAAACACTGGAGCACCGTGGACCGGATGATTATCAGAAATGGATAGAGGGTCCGGCTGCCTTCGGACACCAGCGTTTGATCGTCGTCGATCCTCAAGGTGGAAAACAGCCGATGATCCGGAAGGCAAGGGGCGAAGAGTTCGTTCTCTGCTATAATGGAGAGCTTTATAATACCGAGGACGTCCGGGGGGAACTGAAAGCGTGCGGGTGGAGTTTTTCATCCCATTCGGATACGGAGGTCGTTCTCGTCAGTTACATGGAGTGGGGACCTGATTGTGTCGATCGTTTGAACGGCATTTTTGCTTTCAGTGTGTGGGAGCGGCAAAGACAGCGGCTTTTTCTCGCGCGCGACCGTCTCGGTGTTAAACCGTTGTTCTATAGTGACAGAGGTAACGGCGTTTTGTTCGCTTCGGAAATGAAGGCCATTCTTGCGCATCCCGACGTCCGCCCGACGGTCGATCGAAACGGCCTACATGAAATTCTATCCCTTGGACCGTCCCGTACACCTGGGGAAGGGATATTTACAGAGATTCAGGAAATCCGCCCCGGTCATAGTGCCGTATGGGAAAAAGGCAGATTCACGACCAGTCGGTATTGGAACGTGAAAAGTGAACCGCATGAAGACACGTTCGAACAGACGGTAGAGCGGGTGCGGGAATTATTCATGGATGCGTCCAAACGTCAGCTCATCTCAGACGTGAAGCTTGGAACCTTCCTGTCCGGCGGGGTTGACTCCAGCGCCATTACAGCGGTGGCAGCAGAACAATACAAGCAGGAACGGCGCGGGGCTTTGCAGACATTCTCGATTGATTATAAAGACCAGGATAAATTCTTCAAGAAGAACGCTTTTCAGCCGGACCGGGATGAAGCCTTCATCAATATGGTCCGTGACAGGCACGGCACCGATCACCTTGTAATGGAAGCGAAAACAGAGGATTTGGTGGGGCGCTTGAAACGGGCCGTTGAGTTGAGAGATTTACCTGGGATGGCCGATGTCGATTCTTCTCTCCTTTGGTTTTGTGAGGAAATTAAGAACCATGTGACGGTGGCGCTGTCTGGGGAATGTGCGGATGAAATCTTTGGCGGTTATCCTTGGTTCTATCGGAAAGAAGATAAAGAGCGGAACGGTTTTCCGTGGATCCGGTCACTGGATGAACGCGTCTCTCTCGTTCGCAGCGATCTTAAAGGTGATATTGATATTGAATGGTATATGCTCAAACGATATAAGGAAACCGTTGCGGAAACGCCGGTTCTTGCAGGCGAATCGGAAGGTGCCCGCAAACATAGAGAGATGTCCTATTTAAATATGAATTGGTTCATGCAGACGCTGCTTGAACGGAAAGACCGGATGAGTATGGGGGCGAGTCTTGAAGTACGGGTTCCGTTCAGCGATCACCGCTTGGTGGAATACGTTTGGAATGTACCATGGAGCATGAAGTTTTATAAGAATCAGGAGAAAGGATTGCTGCGTGAAGCGCTGAGAGGTATTCTCCCGGATGAGGTTTTGTTCCGGAAGAAGAATCCGTATCCGAAGACCTTCCACCCGGATTACACGAAAGCAGTATGCCGATGGATGGACGATGTCCTGAGTGACCAGGGTGCTCCTCTCTTCAACATATTCGACAGGGAAGAAGTACGTAAATTGAAGGAGTCGGAAGGGAAATCCATTGATACACCGTGGTTCGGGCAATTGATGACCGGTCCTCAGCTGATCGCGCACTTATGTCAAATCGATCATTGGCTCCGGACCTACAAGGTTCAACTGTAAGCCGCTGTCTCAAGCGGCTTTTTTGTTTTTTGAAAAGATTGTCAGAATAAATTGACCTTTACGACTGCGACCGCTAACCTAAAAAGAGGAAGGAGGCGTCCGGATGAAAAGGATGATCATCGCTTTTCTACTGATCCCGCTGTTTTTTGGCAGCGCTTTAACAGTACAGGCAGAAGAGAAGTGGCAGCAGGAAAGTATCTATTATATCGTGGTGGACCGTTTCATGAACGGATCGACAGCGAATGACGGGGAGTTGGACCTGGAGGACCCTTCCGCCTATCACGGGGGAGACTTGTCCGGGGTAAGAGACCAGTTGGACTACATAAAAGAACTAGGCTTTACGACTATTCAGCTATCTCCGATCATGTCTAGCGAATCGGACGGGTTTCATGGCTTCGGAGTAACGGACTATGAGACGGTGGAAGAGCACTTCGGTACGATGGAAGACGCGCGAAAGCTGGTTGCAGAAGCCCATGAAAAAGGAATGAAGGTCATCTTTGACATGCCGTACGGTTTTGTAGGTAACGCTCACCCGTGGCTCGAAGACCAACGTAAATCCAGCTGGTTTCTGGAGGAAACGCTGGAAGGCGACTCCTGGTTCGACGGACTCCCGAAGCTTGATACTTCCAATCCGGAGGTAGCAGATTATTATAGCGAGGTATGGAAGAAATGGGAAGAAGAAACCGATGTTGACGGTTTTCGCTTGATTACTTCCGGGGGAGCTGCTCCTCAAAATGACCTCCTGGTATTCTCAGAAACTTACGATGAAGAGAAGGAAGAACAGCAAACGCTCCGAGATGTTTTCCAAGCGGCGGGAGCATCGCTTGAGCCGCTGGCGCTTGGAGAGGGAGAACAGATTTGGGAACTGGATGACTTCCTCGGGTCACGTTTTACGCATGAAGCGGTGGAAGAGGGACAGAATCCGGTTACCCGGCTCCAGCTTGCCTGGACGTACCTCTATACGATTCCTGGCACGCCGCGCTTTTATTACGGTTCCGAGATCCCTTTGGATGATGGCGGGGATCCGTCTGAAATACCCATGATGAATTTTAAAGCAGGAGAGGAAGCCCTCAGTCAGCGGATTGAAAAGCTCCATTCCATGAGGGAGGAATTCCCTGCACTGACGAAGGGGAGCGTTCATGAGCTGTATAACGAAGAGGGGCTGCTTGTTTACGAAAGGTCCTATGAAGGAGAGCGGCTGATCATAGCCATCAATAATGCAGAAGCTACGAAGACGATGGAGCTGGATCACTTGGAAGGCGGTCTGCAGCTGAGCGGTCTGCTGGAGGACGGCATTATCCGGGAACAGCGGGACGGCGTCTACCGAATCGGCATGGAGAGGGAGACGGCGGACGTATTTGTGGTGGAAGCAGATAAAGGCTACAATTGGCTTTTCATCGGATTTGTCGGAGGAGTACTGCTTATCTTCGTACTCAGTGTCACGATGATAAGTATTAAAAATAGGAAGGATCAAACCGTGGAGTGAGTACTCCACGGTTTTTCATTTAGGAAGTCACTTCCGTCATTCCGTCTTCTTTTACACGCATAGCCCAAAGCTGCATATAGTGATAGTAACGGAGGGAACAGGAGGAGATAGCGATGCCGTCATTCATTAACATTTTCAACATTAAGATCAACAGTATAGCCAGTAACGGTTCCTTTAACATTGGTGATGCCTTTCATAATTCTCCAACGGCCAATACTAAATCCCAAGGACAGAACTCTTCATATGGGGATGTCTCCCCGACTTCATCCGGAATGGAGAACGTCTTTATAGACCCGGATATGAACGATATGGGGGAAGTTGCAAACCCGACCAATACCAATTCAGCTCAAGGATAACGAGGAAAGGATGCGAGGAAATGCCCTTTTTAATCAGTGTGTTTAATATAAAGACAAATGGTGTGACACAGAACGGTAATATCGATATCGGAGCGGTCGTCCATAACAGCCACACGGCGAATACGAAGCTGTATGGTGCAAACTTCTCCCTTGGAGATTGTTCGGTAACGAGTTCCTGCAACGCGAACGCTATCATAGACCCGGATGTAAGTGACCAAGATCAGAATGCCAACCCGTCTCTGCCTTTGACCAATCAACTGTAGAGATGAGAAAGGGGGAGGGCGCAAGTGGAAATGGATCGTTTAAAGGAATGGCTGGATGTCGCACAGCAATACCAGACCAGCACATTCTGGGGACACATATTCGAGAAGGCCAACTTGGATCAGGCAGAAGATCTTGTAAATATACAGAATAGAGGGGGCTCCTCCCCGTCTTCTTATCCGGCAGCGGATGTTTTTATGACAGACACTCATGTCATAATCTTTGTAGAAATGCCGGGGGTTAGGAAAGAAGATATCCAGTTATCCGGGAGCGGATCGAATTTGAGCATTAAAGGGCAGGTGAACCTGCCGATTGAAGGGGCCGTACCGGTGCAGCAGGAACGCGCCTTAGGGCCTTTTGAGAAAACGATCCCACTACCGGATACCATCGACAATAAACAGGTCAAGGCCACTTTCATAAACGGGCTTATGATGTTGAATTATCCAAGAAGTCCCGACACCCATAGAAATATCACCATCGAATGATCGCTTAGAAAGGATAGTTGGAGAGGAGGTGTATCCCTTTTTATGAATAATGGGAGTCTGTCATTAGAAGCTTTGAACAAAAGGATCTCCAAACTGGAAGCAGCCCAATCTAAACAAACTATACATACTCCAAAAACAGGAATGGGAAGCAGCAGGGGTATCAATCATAACGGCGTGCAGACGGAACATATTCTGAATGCATTAGATGAATACTTGACGAAGATCCTTTCCACTTATGAGCAGGAAATCGATCGATTGATGAAGCGTGTGGAGGATATGGAAAAGGAAATGGCTGCTTTGAATTCCGGGGGACGCGCCAATCCATCCTCTGTCTTTTTCATAGATCAATTGACCTGTGAGAAGTTGGAAACGAACAATCATATCGCCCAATTGGGTATCAATCAGCTCAAAGGTCGATTGGATATCGGGAGTACAAGAGAACAGCCGGAAACCAAGTGATATTACTTGATTTCCGGCTGTTGTTTTCCTGCAGGGGCCGGTTACATGGACTAAAGGCTCCGCTTATAGGGAATGTTTATTGATAACGATCATTCAGGAAAAATAACGCGATGGTTCCAGGTCCGGCATGAGCACCGATCGTGGCTCCGACATAGCCGATATGGATGGTTTCGGCACCGAACTGTTCCTTGATCATAGCAGCAAGCTGTTCTGCGCGCTCCACGTCGTCCCCGTGGCTGATGGCGATCCGCTGGCCGCTCAAATCCACGCCGCGTTCATCCATAACTTCCAGCATTCGTTTCAGAACTTTCTTCGAGCCGCGGATTTTCTCAAGCGGAATCAGCTTCCCATCCTCCATGTGGAGGAGCGGCTTGATTTTTAAAAGACTGCCGACAAAGGCCGCAGTCCGGCTTACCCGGCCCCCTCGCTGGAGGTATTCCAGATCATCAACCGTGAAGATGTGTTCCATATGCTCGGCGTGATATGTCCCTGTCTTAAGGATTTCTTCATAAGAAGCACCGTCGCTTGCCAGTTCGGCCACTCTCATTATGACAAGACCGTAGCCGAGTGAGGCTGCTTTCGTGTCTACGACATCAAAGACAGCTTCCGGGTACTCTTCTTTTACTTCCTGTTCGACCATTTTGGCAGTCTGATAGGTACCGGACAGTTCCGATGAGAAAGCGAAATAAATGAATGGTTGTCCTTCTGCCGCATAGCTGGTGAAAGCATCACGGAAAGCCTGCGGGGATACCTGCGCTGTCTTCAATGATTCCCCCGCGCGCATCCGGTCATAAACTTCTTTTGGTTCGATCGACGTTCTGTCCTCATATTCCTCGCCGTTCATAATAACCTTCAGAGGCAGGGAGTGGATCGATAAACGGTCTGTCGTTTCCAAGTCCAGATCGGCAGCCGAATCACATACTATTTGTACAGTCATAAACGTCACCTTCTATAT
This sequence is a window from Bacillus sp. SB49. Protein-coding genes within it:
- a CDS encoding DegV family protein, producing MTVQIVCDSAADLDLETTDRLSIHSLPLKVIMNGEEYEDRTSIEPKEVYDRMRAGESLKTAQVSPQAFRDAFTSYAAEGQPFIYFAFSSELSGTYQTAKMVEQEVKEEYPEAVFDVVDTKAASLGYGLVIMRVAELASDGASYEEILKTGTYHAEHMEHIFTVDDLEYLQRGGRVSRTAAFVGSLLKIKPLLHMEDGKLIPLEKIRGSKKVLKRMLEVMDERGVDLSGQRIAISHGDDVERAEQLAAMIKEQFGAETIHIGYVGATIGAHAGPGTIALFFLNDRYQ